attaaatttataatttttttatcaaattaaatgcaagtaatttttatcattaaaatagagATAATTGTGGTTTAAGGTAATAGAGTTTGCGGAGGTTTCATGTTATCAATAATAAAGGAGTCATAGACAAAAATTTATACTTCGTTATAAATACTGTTCAAGTTAATTAGATACAATAGCCATGATCATTTACATGTAATTTATAGGTGGGAAGACGAGCACAATGCATCGATTTCTACTCTATTTTGGCAGAAGTGTATTGATCGCACAAAAGATAATATGTGACACCCTTACAATCAGGGGCCTAGATTGTGGAGTCACCATGCTACAAATTACAATaatataaaacagaatcataaacataATGCCATGGCCCCTTGCACTGCTACAGGATCTAATACAGGTTAAGGTATGAAACAAGTTACATCTAACTACACAACATGATGCTATTACAATCTTTTCTAAATACAAAATATAACTTCATATAGAAGCTGTCACTGATCTACCCCCTTTCTAGCTACCTGCGATGACATAGCAAATCTAACTGTGCGCGAAGGTCCAAAGTTAGCATTCTTCCTAGCTAACCTTCTAAATCCAACCATACTCGAGCTTAACTGTAAAATTTAGATAACAAAGCAACGTGAGctacaaaagctcagcaagtaacaatAACATTAAAACAGTTAAGCTATCAGGGATCAATAGGTATGAAGGCCAACTATGATATTCAAATGGAAATCCAATATAAGGAATAAGGAAAGGAATTATAGAAAAAAAAAACTCCTTATCGTCAGTTTAAAATTCAAGTTTTCTTTCAAAactcttcataaaattctttctaATCTTTTCAAAAACCTTTTAAAGCAAACATTTTCTAAGGAAATCTTTATTTCAAAACATATCTTTTGATTGGAGTTTTCCCACAACGTCATAGacaatacgggtgatcagccacgTAATGCCTCCCATCAGGACCTAATCGTCCTTCTGAGCTTCCATGTATATAGGGTCCCCTAAGACTAGTTCCAAAACTAGTCAGCTAGACTTATTTCAATTGCTAGCGCAACACAACCAAAAATGCTGGACCGGCGTCATTCGGCCACTTACGCCTCCAATCTATAGGAATCCGTAGAAAACATTTTTGACGGAATTCCTATATCATTTATGAAAATATCTTTCAATTTTAAGCTTTACCAACCTTTTGATGAAATAAGACCTTATTGGAAAGTCTGAAATCATATTTGAGTTCATTTTTGAAACTCAGGGATATCATGTCAAGTATCAGGTATCAAAAAGAACGCAATGGGTTCaaacataggtattatcaacaatgaACCAAAAGGTTCTCATAATGAATGAAATTGTGagcatttgaaaatataaaggaaacatgcttatttatcaatggctgagatatggtattcaaaatttaaatcaacaggcaggaatataagtaaaagagagagagagcGGTTGATGTTTCGTTACTTGCCTCTCAAAAGTATCACACTATCACAGTCCTGCCTAACCACAATCTTCACTGGATCTTAGCTTTAACTTTTTCATTTCCTATGCTTGCGTACTCACTCTTTAACTCTACACGAGTAAGAACTCTATTTCAGAATCATTCTAAATACAGTTCGACGTTCACTTTAAACGTCTACTTTAACTACCCCTTTCGCGATACCTACATTATACTTATATATGTACTATAATTTCGTATATATATATAGCACACATATCATAAACAggtcacatagcacataacacatattgCACATATGGTCACTATCTGATCTTCAATTTCAAACTTAGGAAATAATTCCttatttgaaacaaaattttaaatttaaaactctcttacaaattatttgatcatgtttagaaaataaactttaattttaaaagaatttgaaaTCCATATTATAGTTTGACGAATTAATTGTAAGTCAAACTAAGTTGATTCGAATAATTGATCGTCATTTGATAACTTAATTCGACTAGCAACTAACCTAGTGAAACTATAATAGTATTTAAGCATCTTGAAAACGTAATCGCTTTTCGAAGATTGTCTAGTTACTCGACAAGTGAAACTATATTGGATATCTAGCCAAACTACGTTAGATCTTTAAAAGATTTTAACGAAATTTCGGCATCATGTCCTCTGTATTTCCAACATACCAGTCGACCATTGTCGACACCCAAACACAAGCAATCAGCCTCATATACAATCACAATACTATATTATGGTAGTATAATACTACTATACAAGCTTCATCACAAACATACCATTCAACTTACTTGCTCTTTATACTATTTCAagaataaacaagtaaataataAACCATTCTATAAAAACTAAGTACATTGACTTATAAATACTTTACACAACTAGTACATTATTGTTgaaataatcttaaatttagttattaattatttgtttatttaattattagatatttagcaatagattaatgattagagaaaaatattattttagaattgtttagtagtggggtagtggagttatggagtaaattatggacatgtaatttacccattaattagtagtggttagttttggtaatagttagttttaatatgtttgtaaagcctatataatgactagtttaccttgagttttagaagagaaaagaaataacaagaaatatagcagtacaagttctctgcaaaaaaaatgtaggtgtcttttttctctaagttttttCAACATGGCATCAGAGCTATATGTTCTAGGGCCTGTGAGACTCTTATAaaaatacatacatttatatatatatatatatattaagtatttaTCTGAGATTTCAAATGGCATTAAAAATTTCTCCATATATATTTAGTGAAATATCAAGATGAAATGGTACGTAGAAAAAGGAAAGAGAAGCAAGAATAAAAATGAAGGAGGAACATGAGCGGTGGAAATAATGAGAAAGATATCATGGCTCAAGAGGTCATGaaagaaattttattttagagttgtggagagaaagtgctccaaagtgttttgGGAGAgaagtgctccaaagtgtttttgatgagatagtgcatcaaaattgatggtggtgagaagtgcatcataggcgaagagaaagtgcttcgtaaatttaagattatgggggtgaatattggaataatcttaaatttagttattaattatttgtttatttaattattagatatttagcaatagattaattattagagaaaaatattattttagaattgtttagtagtggggtagtggagttatggagtaaattatggacatgtaatttacccattaattagtagtggttagttttggtaatagttagttttaatatgtttgtaaagcctatataatggctagtttaccttgagttttagaagagaaaagaaataacaagaaatatagcagtacaagttctctgcaaaaaaaatgtaggtgtcttttttctctaagttttttCAACATGGCATCAGAGCTATATGTTCTAGGGCTTGTGAGACTCTTATAaaaatacatacatttatatatatatatatattaagtatttaTCTGAGATTTCAAATGGAATTAAAAATTTCTCCATATATATTTAGTGAAATATCAAGATGAAATGGTACGTGGAAAAAGGAAAGAGAAGCAAGAATAAAAATGAAGGAGGAACATGAGCGGTGGAAATAATGAGAAAGATATCATGGCTCAAGAGATCATGaaagaaattttattttagagttgtggagagaaagtgctccaaagtgtttttggagagaagtgctccaaagtgtttttgatgagatagtgcatcaaaattgacggtggtgagaagtgcatcataggcgaagagaaagtgcttcgtaaatttaagattatgggggtgaatattggaataatcttaaatttagttattaattatttgtttatttaattattagatatttagcaatagattaattattagagaaaaatattattttagaattgtttagtagtggggtagtggagttatggagtaaattatggacatgtaatttacccattaattagtagtggttagttttggtaatagttagttttaatatgtttgtaaagcctatataatggctagtttaccttgagttttagaagagaaaagaaataacaagaaatatagcagtacaagttctctgcaaaaaaaatgtaggtgtcttttttctctaagttttttCAACAATTATTATGGATACTAGTTTACAATCAAAACAGACCAAATagccaaacacatttaacaaccAAGGACATAAACCAATTTTAATAAGGCACATACTAGCACACGCCATCACACAAATACACATATTCTATCGTATTTACCATATTAAAGCTAGATACAAGATTACTCATCAAAATATCTTATACATAGACTcttaagagtttaaagtataacCCGGCCATCTCGAAAGAATGCCAATTTACTCTattatattaaagtcaaatgaaaaatcataaaacatgaaAGTTGTAGATACTTCTGAGATCTTTCCAAGAGGGTAAGGCTCattaaaaatgaataaataatgAATTCGGAAATTGGATAAATGTGGGCTGCCTGAACAGAGTCAGGCCCTGATCGCAGAAGTAATTTGATATTTAAGACTCCTAAATCCCAGAATATGACTCTGAGTTGTGAACACAAAATGTATAGTTAGAAAATATCTATTCAGAATGGTATTCTTTaaaattttctgataaatatttaatttactataaattttcaaagtctgcctctcagttttgaaaattttctggCAGGTTACAAAAACTGCAGAAATCGCCTTCTTATAAGCAGAATTTCGAAAAACATAAAGAATCAAAGTTGTAGAGAATTGAATTATCTTTCTAGAGACTCTGAAATCATAACATTCCGACCTGTAATGAATTTTATACGAATTTAGCAAGAAAACAGAACCTAATACTTTGAAATCAAACCTTATATCTTTATAACTATATTAACAATCAATTTCACATAGAAAAGCCATTTAAACACATATTTCTCTCAGCAACAACaaaacaatgacatgcatataTCAAAACTAATATACATCAAGATATCTTAGCATGCATTACTAATTTATTGCCATAATTATGTTTAGAACTTAAATTTATAAAAGAACACTGTTGGGGATATTATCTAAACATGTTTCATCTGTTTATCTGTTTTTATTATGTTTGAATAAATCAACTAAGCATTGTAGTAGGAGTAGTAGATTAAGGTTGTTGCGTTTCAGTAGGCTTCGTGGAAAGAGTTTGCGTTTCAGCTGGTCTCTTTAAATAAGCTGTGTACTCTTCTTCATTATTAATCCCAATTGTAGTGTTTTATTCAGAGTATCATTTACTTGTTATCTCAGATTATTATTTAGTACTtacatctggtatcagagctatttTATCCCAATTAGTACCCTGTGTCAAACGGAATGGCAGAGTCAAGTAAGAGTAAAGAACGGCAGGGGCAGCTAGGTCTGAGTTATCCTATGTTAACAAAGACTAACTATACTGCGTGGGCGATGAAAATGAGAGTTTTCATGCAAGCACATAACGTGTGGGAAGCAATTGACCCTAAAGACCCAAAGGCCAATGTGGACGACAAGGTAGACAAACGAGCTTTGGCCATGATTTATCAAGGTATTTCAGAAGATTTGCTGTTGACACTCGCAGAACGGAAAATCGCAAAAGAAGCATGGGAGGCGATTAAGACGGTTTCGTTGGGTGCTGAGAAGGTTAAGAAAGCTAAAGCTCAAACTCTTAAATCTGAGTTTGAGTCTTTAAATATGAAAGATTCTGAGAATTTAGATGATTTCTGCATGAAATTAAATGGTCTGGTAGCGAATATCAGGGCACTTGGAGAGACAATTGGAGAAGAGTATGTTGTAAAGAAATTGCTAAGGGCAGTGCCATCGAAATTTCTGCAAATTGCTTCAGCTATCGAACAATTTGGAGATCTCGAGAAAATGTCAGTTGAAGAGGTAATCGGTTCTCTAAAAGCACATGAGGAACGAATATCTGGTCAAGTGGATAGCAAGGAGGGACAACAACTCTTATTGACTGAGGAGGAATGGTCGAAACGTGAGAGTGACAGTGGAGGAAAGCTCTTGCTCACACATGAAGAATGGTTGAAAAAATCCAGTCGAAGCGGTCAGCAGTTTGGAAATGATCATAGAGAAAGGGACAATCAAGGTGGTCATGGCAGGTTTGACAGGAGTAAAGTAAAGTGCTTTAATTGTGGTGGCTATGGACATTTCGCAGCTGAATGTAAAAAAATCAAGGAGAAACAGATTGCAACGGGGTGAAGCAAATTTAACCCAGACACATGACGATGAACCTGCACTCTTGATGGTTAAATATGAGGAGAGTGTAGATGGAGTGATACTTCTATCTGAAGGTGCTGACTCAACCAGAACTGTGACAGAGGATACTTGGTATTTAGATAACGGAGCAAGCAATCACATGACCGGGAGACGTGAAAAATTTGAGAGTTTGGACAAGACAATGAAAGGCAGGGTGAAGTTTGGAGATAGATCTTTTGTTAATATTGAAGGAAAAGGCACAATCAGGATTGCCTGCAAGAATGGTTAAACTAGAGTCTTACATGGAGTATATTATATACCAACGTTGCAAAGTAATATTATAAGTCTGGGTCAACTCTCTGAAGAAGGAAACAGGGTGGTACTGAACGGGGACAGTTTGTATGTCTATGATAGCTGTGGAAGACTTCTTATGCACGTGAGACGTTCTGCAAATCGTCTCTACAAGATCCATATTGAAGATATTAAAGAAACGTGTTTGCTGACAAAAGGAGAAGAAAATACGTGGCTGTGGCATTCACGTCTCGGACATGTTAACTTCAAGGCGATGCAACTAATGTCAAACAATCATATGGTGCGTGGGCTGCCTTCACTCAATCAACCAAAAGAACTTTGCAGCGGGTGCCTCATGTCTAAACAATCACGTAAGCCATTCCCTGTTCATTCAAATTTTATTGCTAAAGGTGCATTAGAATTGATACATGGAGACCTTTGCGGACCTATCTCACCCCCTACCCCTGCTGGTAATCGTTTTTTCTTGTTATTAGTCGATGATTACTCTCGTATGATGTGGACATATATGCTTAAGTCTAAAACTGACGCACTGGCTTGtttcaagaaatttaaaaatCTTGTTAAAAATGCAACAAAGGAGAAGATACAGGTGTTCCGTACTGATCGTGGAGGGGAATTTTGCTCTAAAGATTTTACGTCCTTTTGTGAAGAAGCGGGTATTTTGAGACACTATACCGCGCCCTacacaccacaacaaaatggtgttgtagAGCGCCGTAATCGTACCGTTGTTGCCATGGCTCGAAGCTTGTTAAAAGAAAGAAAAGTGCCTGCAAAATTCTGGGGTGAAGCTGTCACACATGCAGTCTATATTTTGAATAAACTCCCCACACGAGCACTTTCAAATATTACTCCATATCAGGCCTGGTATGGGGAAAAACCATATGTTGATTCTCTGAGGGTGTTTGGATGTCTCTCATACATGAAAGTGCCAGCTGTGTTTACAAAGAAACTTGATGATCGAAGTAAACTTTTGGTTCATTTTGGTCGTGAGCCAGGAACCAAGGCTTATCGGTTGTACGACCCAGATTCAGGGCGTATACACGTAAGCAGAGATGTTACATTCAACGAGGCAAAAGGATGGTTCTGGAATGAGTCAGAGGAATGTAACACTCAGACAGCAGGAGGGCAATTTACATTCGATGTTTTTACATCAGAGGCACAGGCCACACCAGACTCACCAGAAAATTCTGGGATTGAAAGTCCAGCATCTCCCATGACACCAGCTACTCAAAGTGTTTCTGCATCTTCATCATCGAATGTAGACACCACAGAAAGTACTATGTCTGGTATGTCAAGTGACACTGACAGCGAACCACGACGTTTTAGACGCCTTTCTGACATTTACAACACCACTGACATAGTGGAGTTAGAAGATGAGCTACTATTATCTGGTATTGATGAACCAGTGAACTTCGAACAAGCTGTTCAGGAGGAGGACTGGAAAGTGGCAATGGATACAGAAATTGCTACAATAGAGAAGAATCAGACATGGAAACTCACTGATCTTCCAAAGGGTCACAAGGCGATAGGCTTAAAATGGGTGTTTAAGCTGAAAAAAGACACAAATGGAAACGTAATCAAGCATAAAGCACGCTTGGTGGCTAAGGGTTATGTACAGAGACTTGGCATCGATTACGAGGAAGTTTTTGCCCCGGTAACAAGGCTGGAAACAGTTCGATTGCTCCTGGCTTTGGCAGCTAAGAATGCATGGGAGGTGCATCATCTCGATGTTAAGTCTGCATTCTTGAATGGAGTCCTACTTGAAGAAGTCTATGTGTCACAACCAAAAGGGTACGTGAAAAAAGGGCAAGAAGACAAGGTTTACAAACTGTTGAAAGCATTATATGGCTTACGCCAGGCACCTCGAGCGTGGTACTCTCAACTTAACAAGTGTTTAATGAATTTGGGCTTTGAAAAATGTCCTTATGAGCATGCTGTGTATACTCGAAAGGATGGCACTGATTCTTTGATTGTCGGAGTCTATGTTGATGATTTAATTATTACAGGTACTAGTACTTCACTCATTGTCAAATTCAAGGGGGAAATGAGTAGAGAATTTGACATGACTGATCTTGGACGGTTGTCATACTATTTGGGTTTGGAGGTTGATCAAGGACAGGGGTTTATTGAGATAAAGCAAACATCATATGCTAAAAAGGTGCTTCAAAGGGCAGGCCTGAGCGAATGTAAATCTGTCACTTATCCCATGGATTTCAAGCTGCAGATTGATGCCGACCAAACTGGTGAAGCAGTGAACTCAACTGATTACAAGAGTCTTGTAGGAGGCTTGCGCTATTTGGTCTATACTCGACCTGACATAGCTTATGCTGTTGGGATTGTTAGTCGCTATATGGAGAGGCCTACTGTGCTGCATTTGAACGCTATCAAGAGGATATGTCGATATATCAAAGGAACTCTGCACTATGGTTTGGTGTACACAAAGGGACGAGGTAACTATATTTTATCTGGTTTTTAAACACATATTTCTCTCAGCAACAACaaaacaatgacatgcatataTCAAAACTAATATACATCAAGATATCTTAGCATGCATTACTAATTTATTGCCATAATTATGTTTAGAACTTAAATTTATAAAAGAACACTACATGCAAAGGAGGTTAATTACATACAACACTTTTTAAACAATTAGATTCACTTAAACACTCTTATCACCATCAACTATATCACATAAGTCAAGAAATCCATTCTCTCGTATATACATATACAGAAgccgtatatatatatacttccatGATACAAAACTTTAGTACTTTAAACCACTAAATTAACATCTATGTTCACCAAGAAACACCATATTCATACACATTCTTCACATATACATACACCCGCATGTATGCAACACACATAAGACACTAATTTCCAACATGCAACTATAATCCATGACATGCAATTTGAATTAACTAACACTAACACTCTATTACTCAATAAACTCAAGTGAAATCACATGAAACTCTAGTTTCTCCCTCAACAACACCAAACTCAAATATACACACACCTATACATACACACCGATACCAGCATGCAAAGTACAAGTTTAATataaaagaagagaaaagattagatccttacctagcaacaaaggaagaagaaaaagttgtATGCTTGTGTGTGTGGTTTTTGGTCGGGGGAAAAGAAAACTGAGAGGAAGAGATGGGGGAGGATGATGTCTCGGGTAAAATGAGGAAAGAAAGAGGGAGGCTGAtgttttatttaataaaacaCGGGTATTTTTGTAATTTCACGTATAAAAGTTTTTATTTTAATagttttcttttgataaatgaatgcaaaaatgtttctttaataaaatacaaactgttctgaaaattctgaaagttataaattttatatttttaaaatgtagaGCACGAAATTAGCTTCACGtgtatatttttaaaatatttttctgatgcacggttatttttgtatgaattttacaagtttgactacgaaaagtgcaaaaacatttcttaattcgaattaaaaataagaAATAGCCCAAAATACTCACTTTCACATTACTATAAAGTTTTTAATACCAAAATAATGATTGTAGAACAATAATAAAAGTTTATTGTTTTtcaactatttttcagaaatttaaataaacatttattcacactttatttttcaatattcacttaaaatttcataaataaattttcaagcactctaataatcacataaataaatttcaaacatactaataatcacttaaaccacattttagcatataaatatcacatattttatttttctaactaACTTCTTATATTTCCATAATTCCCACTTTTCCACTTTTCAATTTCCACTTTCACATTTCACTTTCACATTTAAATTTCCGTCTTTAAATTTTATAATGCTATTATAGCATCAATAAATCCACAATTCACTTTATCATAATTCCTCTGAAATACATCAGACtggaataaatatattattatatatatttattctctactttcacataaatagcacagaaacaaataatcattatattaaaattttacggtcgttacataatatttcaaaagaacacaaGAAATCCATAAACAATGCTGCTTTTGACCATTCAGATGAAGACGAAATGTTGTACATGCATGAGTATAGCCCCTGGTGGTGCATCACTTATATATGGACTCAAATGTGTAAAAAAGGGAGGGACAGTGACTGGATGAAGAAGCGTTCTATTGCCTCTAGTAATAGATCCGCGGGTACACCTGTTGGGGAGAAGGCCAAAGGTACTTATAAGGGCGGCAGTGTCTCCCAGTTGCAGCATATCAGTGTCAGGGTAGCATGAATACTTTGAATATATTCATGATAATGAAAAAGAGGCGAATATGTTTAGTCTTAATCAGATTATATTTTATTATGTTGGTATTCATGATACACGGTTGAATGGAATTATTTTACATGTTAATAATGGATTCTATTTAGTTTGTTCATAATTATGCAATAGTGTCACATATTTAATATGTAGTAATGGGATTATATTTGGTACATGAGTCTGAGTCTCAAGGGGTTCTAATCGCTTGGGTGGATATGTACGTCACCACTCGTGATAGCATACCTGATGCTATTAATAAAGCGGTAACAAGTTTTAAAAGCTCaactaatttttattaatattacCATCACTTACTAGAATAATGCCAAAATCTCATTCGTTAAGTTCAACATCACTTGATAGAATGTTACACCAAAttattttttaacaatttttttgtTAATGTGATAATAGAATAAGTATCGTCATTTGCTTGATGAGCGTTATCCCGAGGGGACCGAGCGTCCATTTTTTATCAGGAGTTATGGGAGACAGCTTCTATAGTGAAGAACTATGTCAAAGGTCAGGGACAGTGACGCCGCCCATCCTTTAGTGGCTCATTCAGTGGTTCAGGTAGCACTCAGTATTCACAGTCATCCGTTTACTCATCATACTGCGGCTGATTGTGTGAGGGACATATGTCAAAATCAATAGCTTCTTATACTATGAGGGCATATCGGAGCTATTGATCCCGAGGCATTAACTCGTGCAGTGGAGGCACCAATAACAACACATTGTGAGAATGAGACCGAGGTAATAGTATAGTAAAATCTAACTTAATTTCTGTTAGATTAACTCCTTCTATTCCATTTATATACATTGTATATGTAACTTGTTTCTTTATCTGTTAATTACAGTGATCACGTCATGATGGTCATGATGAGCAGGATGATGAGTTTGATGAAGCTTAGTGTGTTATGGTTGAATTAATATTTCTAGACTGTACTTGCCTACTTAGATGAAATTCAAACATTtgatgtttttttttaattttaattagatGTTAACTTTTACATTTGAATTTTTATTGGAGTTGATTATctgtttttgaaaaaaaaatatctATAGTTCTGATTGTGTTGAGACAAAGTAAATGTACCTATGTTTGTTAATGATCTATGTTGGGAAAGGAGGAAAACTGGTgaattattttgataatatttgaAAATCAGCTAATGAAAATAGTAGCCGATAATATACAGTATGATTTAGCTATCGTGTCTGATCGCTAATACCCGTCGATGTTATCAGAATAAGTTAGATATGGGGTCTGGTTTCTAAATCCTGTCACAAATATAGTGACAAAAATCAATAGCTAGCCACAGAGGTCGGTCACTAATTTGGTAGCTAACATAGCGACGCTGTTGTGGTTGCTAGTCTGGTCACAGACACGTGGACAGGGGGAAGTCATTGATGACTCAAATTTGCGACAAGCAGTCGATGTTAGTCGTCGCTGAAGCTGCGGTCGCTAAATGGTGTCGCCAACATGTAGTTTAGCGACCAGTTTTTCTGCTACTCTATTTAGCTACATGAGTCGGTCGCTAATTGTGATCAGCTACCAACAGCCGTCGCTAAAAGTCGGTCATTGATAAGCCTCTTTCTTGTGGTAGCTTGATCCAAACTGTGAATATCTTTGAGAACTTGAAAAATTCTATGTCCACTTAAACAAAAAAATGTTCTCTTAATTCATTTCAAACTTCAGTTGTTGTAGTGACATAGTTCAGCCCATCAGATATATCATCAACAACATAATTGAGAATCCAAGTGATGACTAAATCATTCACTCTCTCCCATTGTGCACACAACGGAGAATTAACATCTAGTTTCAGATACATTCCA
This sequence is a window from Apium graveolens cultivar Ventura chromosome 9, ASM990537v1, whole genome shotgun sequence. Protein-coding genes within it:
- the LOC141685564 gene encoding uncharacterized protein LOC141685564, yielding MAESSKSKERQGQLGLSYPMLTKTNYTAWAMKMRVFMQAHNVWEAIDPKDPKANVDDKVDKRALAMIYQGISEDLLLTLAERKIAKEAWEAIKTVSLGAEKVKKAKAQTLKSEFESLNMKDSENLDDFCMKLNGLVANIRALGETIGEEYVVKKLLRAVPSKFLQIASAIEQFGDLEKMSVEEVIGSLKAHEERISGQVDSKEGQQLLLTEEEWSKRESDSGGKLLLTHEEWLKKSSRSGQQFGNDHRERDNQGGHGRFDRSKVKCFNCGGYGHFAAECKKIKEKQIATG